CTGAGCTACTGAAGTTTCAGCAGTTGCTGAAATGAACCCGGAATTCGAGCAGCTAGGTGTACAAGTATTGTCTATGAGTGTGGACAGCGTTTTTGTGCATAAAATGTGGAATGACCATGAACTGTCGAAGATGATCGGCAAAGACATACCTTTTCCCATGTTATCGGATCAGGATGGGAAGATCGGCAAAATGTACGGCGTCTATGATGAAGACGGCGGGGTGGAAACAAGAGGCCGCTTTATCATCGACCCTGATGGCATTGTACGAGGATTTGAAGTGCTGACGCCGCCAGTGGGCAGAAATGTGAAGGAGACCATCAGACAGATTCAAGCTTTTCAGCTAGTCAGGAATTCTAAGGGTGCAGAAGCTACTCCGGCCGGCTGGAAACCGGGCAAGCAGACGCTCAAGCCAGGCCCGGATCTGGTGGGCAACGTATGGAAAGTATGGAAAGTAAGCCAGGCTTTTGACGACTAGGCAGCACTAGAGACATTTTATATAAGGCAGAGACCTTTGCCGTCTGGATGATGGCAAAGGTCTTTTTTGAGCAGGGAAAGAATCCTTCCATATGGAATAGGAAAAATGATATTAACCGGAAAGGAGAGCCGGCATGAGACTTGTAACTTATGAGTATCAAGACCAGTTTTGTATCGGCATAGTTGTTGGCGATCAGGCAGTAGACCTTCTGGCAGGCATGGCTGCTGCTGGCAAGGGAGGATACCTGCCGGAAGACTGTGATCTGAAGACGTTCTTGGGCTTGGAACAGGGCTTGGAGTATGCACTTCAAGTAGAAGAGATGGCAAGAACCAGCCCAGGATGGCTAACTGAAGTGGGCCTGCCTTTAGATCAGGTGGTGCTTAAGGCGCCGATTACTAACCCTAATAAGGTTATCGGTATCGGCTTAAACTACCGTGACCATGCCGAGGAAAGCAATTTGCCGTTACCGCAGGAACCGGTTATCTTCGGTAAATATGCTAACTCTGTCATTGGACCGGATGAGAATATTCTCTTGCCCGTGGGTTTAACTGATAGAGTAGATTATGAGGCCGAACTGGCGGTGGTGATCGGCCGGCGGGCCTATAATATAAGTGAAGAAGAGGTGCTGGACTATATAGCCGGCTATACCAATCTCAACGATGTCAGCGCTCGGGATCTGCAGATGCGTGACGGGCAGTGGATGAAAGGCAAGTGCTTGGATACGTTTGCGCCGATGGGGCCTTGGCTGGTGACCAAAGATGAGATACAAAACCCGGAAAACCTCAAGATAGAACTGCGCCTGAATGGAAAAACCATGCAGTCCTCGAGTACACGCCATTTGATATTTGGTGTTGCGCACTTGGTTTCTTTTCTGTCTAAGCTGATGACCTTAGACCCTGGCGATGTAATTGCCACCGGCACCCCGGCCGGAGTGGGTTTTGTGCGCAAGCCGCCGGTTTTCCTTCGCCCCGGGGATATAGTGGAGGTGGAGATTGAAGGCTTGGGTGTGCTTAGAAATGGCGTGGCTCACCGGGTTTCTTTTTAGTGGCACCCTTATCGAAATTGGCAGGAATTGGAGGCCAATGGGTAGAACATAATACCCAGGCACAATTTTCCGATCTTGGTCCCCTAAGGCTACAAGCTATGGGGATCGAGCCGACAGGGTGCGGCGGTTTTACCCGCAAAGATGACTATCTGCCGGAACGCTTCAGCACCGAACCGGCGCCGAATGGGCTCGGCAAAGGGCAGACGGTAGATCAGGATAAATTGCTGGATCAGATCTATAACGCAAAAGGCTGGGACAGCAACGGCATCCCCACGCCGGAAAAGCTACAAGAGTTAGGACTGGAGGATATTGCCGTCTAAGTACAAAGGAATATCGACACATTGAAGCCCCCCTACCTTGGCAGGACAAGGCAGGGGGGCTTTGTCTAGCATGAGTGATGCTTTGGGAGCATCTCTGAACCCAGCCAAAATAAGACTGAGTCGTCGAAATTACCAAGAGAATTAGCAGGGTTTTGTAGCGCAAGGTCGAATTATCATACGATAACGATTTTTGGACTAAATGGTTGAGTAGTACTTTGCCATGACAGCTCCTTCCGTCTTAAGCGTAAGCGAAAGTGTCCAAATTGGCATAAGAGGAAATGGCTACAGGTAATCAGAACTTTTGATCAAAGAAAAAGGACGGTGTTGATTTTGAGCGATGACAACCTACTATTTGGTGGAATGACAGCGGGAGCGGTACTTGGGGCAGTGCTTGGCAGCAGAAAGGGTGCTATAGGAGCAGGGGCTGGTGCATTAGCAGGAATTGTAGCTGCTTCTATACTGGCAAGGAAGTGCAGGAAGCCTGCTTCATATCATAGTACGTACGTGCAAACCGTACCCCGGGTGAGTAGGACGGCCGGCAGAGATGGTGTCAAGTGTGGTAGCTGCGGGAAGATGAACGGGAAAGAAAGATTTTATTGTGCTTACTGCGGCAAAGTTCTAGAGGAAGGGGATAATTGATTTAGTGGCAAAGAAATTAAAGAACCTAGCCCCGGCGGACTACCTTCATACTCGTGATATAGAAGCCATGAATACCCTCCAAGCCATTCCTGGTCTTGTAGCTATTTCAAAAAAGGCAAATTCGTTGGGACTAGATAGGATGATAAGAATGCAGAGCATGGCCAACTCTATCCGAGTTGGACCACGGCAGTTCAAGTCATTGTACACACTGTTTCAGGATGTTTGCGAAACCTTAGATGTATCTGGAATTGACCTTTTTGTCCAACAAGACTTTTCCCTAAATGCCTTTGCCCGAGGAGTTGAAGCACCTC
This Bacillota bacterium DNA region includes the following protein-coding sequences:
- a CDS encoding fumarylacetoacetate hydrolase family protein, producing MRLVTYEYQDQFCIGIVVGDQAVDLLAGMAAAGKGGYLPEDCDLKTFLGLEQGLEYALQVEEMARTSPGWLTEVGLPLDQVVLKAPITNPNKVIGIGLNYRDHAEESNLPLPQEPVIFGKYANSVIGPDENILLPVGLTDRVDYEAELAVVIGRRAYNISEEEVLDYIAGYTNLNDVSARDLQMRDGQWMKGKCLDTFAPMGPWLVTKDEIQNPENLKIELRLNGKTMQSSSTRHLIFGVAHLVSFLSKLMTLDPGDVIATGTPAGVGFVRKPPVFLRPGDIVEVEIEGLGVLRNGVAHRVSF
- a CDS encoding redoxin domain-containing protein; the protein is MSVDSVFVHKMWNDHELSKMIGKDIPFPMLSDQDGKIGKMYGVYDEDGGVETRGRFIIDPDGIVRGFEVLTPPVGRNVKETIRQIQAFQLVRNSKGAEATPAGWKPGKQTLKPGPDLVGNVWKVWKVSQAFDD